A single window of Nicotiana tomentosiformis chromosome 1, ASM39032v3, whole genome shotgun sequence DNA harbors:
- the LOC104107770 gene encoding dual specificity phosphatase Cdc25, translated as MSIFSCFWRNLRSEREEEMAARSITYITGSQLLSLKRRPNIAIVDVRDDERSYDGHIAGSLHFASDTFRDKIPSLIQAANGKDTLVFHCALSQVRGPKCARRLAEYLAESKDDVGIRNIMVLERGFNGWEASGRPVCRCTEVFCKGHTEQPQQ; from the exons ATGTCCATATTTTCTTGCTTTTGGAGAAACTTGAGAAGCGAGAGAGAGGAAGAGATGGCGGCAAGGAGTATCACATACATCACCGGCTCTCAGCTTCTCTCTCTTAAACGCCGTCCTAACATCGCCATCGTCGACGTCAG GGATGATGAGAGGAGCTACGATGGCCACATAGCTGGCTCACTTCACTTTGCTAGTGATACTTTCCGTGATAAAATTCCCAGCCTTATTCAAGCTGCTAATGGAAAAGATACCCTTGTTTTTCACTGTGCTCTTAGCCAG GTCCGGGGACCAAAGTGTGCAAGGAGGCTTGCAGAATATCTAGCTGAATCGAAAGATGATGTGGGAATAAGAAATATTATGGTATTGGAGCGTGGTTTTAATGGATGGGAGGCATCTGGTAGGCCAGTTTGTCGTTGCACTGAGGTCTTCTGCAAGGGTCACACTGAACAGCCACAGCAATAA
- the LOC104107771 gene encoding pentatricopeptide repeat-containing protein At3g62470, mitochondrial-like: MANSSTAPPPSWMINKPQGYEEDLENNSKCSFLLEKLSLINPRKCWPLLPKGCSYITNIHPNLKCSKLNCRQLSTSVLPRSTSFYAFQQKLSFCNPKKIWPFWSRGCFNLTGSHPNVNLLKLSCRGICSYVDNDGELESDNDVESESDERVESKADPKEVDRVCKVIDELFSLDRNMEAVLDECGINLSHDLVVDVLERFKHARKPAFRFFCWAAQRPGYAHDSRTYNAMMAILGKTRQFETMVSVLEEMGEKGLLTMETFLISLKAFAAAKERKKAIGIFELMKKYKFKVGVETINCLLDALGRAKLGKEAQLLFEKLEHRFTPNIQTYTVLLNGWCRVKNLMDAGKVWNEMIDKGFKPDIVAHNTMLEGLFKCKKRSDAIKLFEVMKAKGPSPNARSYTILIRDLCKQGKMDEAIDYFEEMLSSGSEADAAIFTCLVTGFGNQRKMDKVFALLKEMKEKGCPPDARLYNALIKLMINRRMPDDAVSLYKKMIRNGIQPTIHTYNMLMKSFFMTKNYDMGHATWEEMSLRGCCPDENSYTVFIGGLIGQGRSMEACKYLEEMIDKGMKAPQLDYNKFAADFSRAGRPDIMDELAKRMKFSGKFEVSSLFARWAEMMKSRVKRRDPS, translated from the exons ATGGCCAACTCCTCAACAGCGCCGCCACCCAGTTGGATGATCAACAAGCCACAAGGCTACGAAGAAGATTTGGAGAACAACAGCAAGTGTTCCTTCTTGCTG GAAAAGTTGTCATTGATTAATCCCAGAAAATGTTGGCCTCTTTTGCCAAAAGGGTGTTCTTATATTACCAATATTCATCCAAATTTGAAGTGTTCGAAGTTGAACTGTAGGCAGTTGAGTACATCTGTTTTGCCACGCTCCACTTCATTCTATGCTTTTCAACAAAAGCTGTCATTTTGTAATCCCAAAAAGATTTGGCCTTTTTGGTCAAGAGGGTGTTTTAATTTAACTGGTAGTCATCCAAATGTGAACCTTTTGAAGTTGAGTTGTAGGGGAATCTGTAGTTATGTAGATAATGATGGTGAATTAGAAAGTGATAATGATGTTGAGAGTGAGAGTGATGAGAGGGTGGAGTCGAAGGCGGATCCTAAAGAGGTGGATAGGGTGTGTAAGGTTATTGATGAGTTGTTTTCGTTGGATCGGAATATGGAGGCTGTTTTGGATGAATGTGGGATCAACTTGAGCCATGATTTGGTAGTGGATGTGTTGGAGAGGTTCAAGCATGCTAGAAAACCAGCATTCAGATTCTTTTGTTGGGCGGCTCAAAGGCCAGGGTATGCTCATGATTCAAGAACTTATAATGCAATGATGGCAATACTTGGAAAGACGAGGCAGTTTGAGACCATGGTCTCGGTTCTTgaagaaatgggggaaaagggtTTGCTTACGATGGAGACATTTTTGATCTCCCTGAAAGCATTTGCTGCAGCAAAAGAGCGTAAGAAAGCTATTGGgatttttgagttgatgaagAAATACAAGTTTAAAGTTGGGGTGGAGACTATCAATTGTTTACTTGATGCCCTGGGAAGGGCAAAGCTTGGAAAAGAAGCACAGTTATTGTTTGAGAAATTGGAGCATAGATTTACACCAAATATACAAACATATACAGTTTTGCTCAATGGTTGGTGTAGGGTAAAGAATCTGATGGATGCTGGTAAAGTATGGAATGAGATGATTGATAAGGGATTTAAGCCTGATATTGTCGCCCATAACACAATGCTGGAGGGTCTGTTTAAGTGTAAAAAGAGGTCTGATGCGATCAAGCTGTTTGAGGTTATGAAAGCCAAGGGTCCATCACCCAATGCAAGAAGTTATACAATCTTGATACGAGACTTGTGTAAGCAGGGGAAGATGGATGAAGCCATTGACTACTTTGAGGAAATGCTTAGTTCCGGAAGTGAGGCGGATGCTGCAATTTTTACCTGTTTGGTAACAGGCTTTGGAAATCAAAGGAAGATGGATAAAGTCTTTGCATTGCTGAAGGAGATGAAGGAAAAAGGATGCCCACCTGATGCGCGACTGTATAATGCGCTGATCAAATTAATGATAAATCGACGAATGCCAGATGATGCAGTTAGTTTATATAAAAAGatgatccggaatggaattcaaCCAACTATTCACACTTACAATATGTTGATGAAATCATTCTTCATGACAAAGAACTATGACATGGGTCATGCAACTTGGGAGGAGATGAGTCTGAGGGGTTGCTGTCCTGATGAAAATTCTTACACTGTTTTCATTGGAGGGCTTATAGGGCAAGGGCGATCTATGGAGGCTTGTAAATACTTGGAGGAAATGATAGACAAAGGCATGAAAGCACCTCAACTTGACTACAATAAATTCGCGGCTGATTTTTCTCGGGCTGGTAGGCCTGATATAATGGATGAGTTGGCTAAGAGGATGAAGTTCTCTGGGAAGTTTGAGGTCTCAAGTCTCTTTGCTAGGTGGGCTGAGATGATGAAGAGTAGAGTAAAGCGTAGGGATCCCAGCTGA